The Anaerolineae bacterium genome contains a region encoding:
- a CDS encoding adenine phosphoribosyltransferase (Catalyzes a salvage reaction resulting in the formation of AMP, that is energically less costly than de novo synthesis) yields MTPKRETYPITIAGVQRDLPLFEVAPGLKIAVLNILGDVELTQAAARALAEKLRAVDFDVLVTAEAKAIPLAYALAAEMAKPYVVLRKAYKPYMGEAIQAETLSITTGKPQTLYLDEKDRELIRGKKVALVDDVISTGSTLQGMRLVMEKAGAEVVAEAAICTEGDRAKWMNIIALEHLPLFTGD; encoded by the coding sequence ATGACCCCCAAACGGGAAACTTACCCCATCACCATCGCCGGCGTGCAGCGAGATTTGCCTTTGTTTGAAGTCGCGCCGGGGTTGAAGATCGCCGTGCTCAACATTTTGGGCGATGTGGAACTGACGCAGGCCGCAGCCAGGGCCCTGGCCGAAAAGTTGCGCGCCGTGGATTTTGATGTGCTGGTCACCGCGGAGGCCAAGGCCATCCCGCTGGCCTATGCCCTGGCGGCCGAGATGGCGAAGCCCTATGTGGTGCTGCGCAAGGCCTACAAGCCTTACATGGGGGAGGCCATTCAGGCCGAAACCCTTTCCATTACCACCGGCAAGCCGCAAACGCTCTATCTCGACGAAAAGGACCGCGAACTCATCCGGGGCAAAAAGGTAGCCCTGGTGGACGATGTCATCAGCACGGGGTCCACTTTGCAGGGGATGCGACTGGTGATGGAAAAGGCGGGCGCCGAGGTGGTCGCCGAGGCGGCCATCTGCACCGAGGGCGACCGCGCGAAGTGGATGAACATCATCGCGCTGGAGCACCTGCCGCTCTTTACCGGGGATTAG
- a CDS encoding isoprenylcysteine carboxylmethyltransferase family protein: protein MGFLMAIWQMAGILFGAVALYGALHSALASQSAKAWAARRLGLRGGAYRLAFNGLATVLLLPVLALPVRYPDCLLYRLPWPWAALAVTVQILGMLLVLDAVRRTGVWAFLGLRDPEGDRPFTAAGPYRWMRHPIYVGSLLFLWASPLMTRNQALLYAALSLYLVVGERLEERRLVREWGAVYRDYRRRVPTWTPWLTLMGVAMTWMLGQM from the coding sequence TTGGGCTTTCTTATGGCGATCTGGCAGATGGCCGGCATCCTCTTCGGTGCGGTGGCCCTGTACGGGGCTTTGCACTCCGCCCTGGCCTCGCAGTCGGCGAAAGCGTGGGCTGCGCGGCGCCTGGGGCTGCGCGGTGGAGCCTATCGCCTGGCGTTCAACGGCCTTGCCACGGTTTTGCTGTTGCCGGTGCTGGCCCTGCCGGTGCGTTACCCCGACTGCCTGCTGTACCGTTTGCCCTGGCCCTGGGCGGCCCTGGCCGTGACCGTGCAAATCCTGGGCATGCTGCTGGTGCTGGACGCCGTGCGCCGCACAGGGGTGTGGGCCTTCTTAGGGTTGCGCGATCCGGAAGGCGACCGTCCCTTCACCGCCGCCGGGCCGTATCGCTGGATGCGACACCCCATCTATGTCGGAAGCCTGCTCTTCCTTTGGGCCTCTCCGCTGATGACGCGCAATCAGGCGTTGCTTTACGCGGCGTTGAGCCTGTATCTTGTCGTTGGGGAGCGCCTCGAAGAGAGACGTTTGGTGCGCGAATGGGGGGCGGTGTATCGGGACTATCGTCGCCGCGTGCCCACCTGGACGCCCTGGCTTACGCTGATGGGCGTCGCCATGACCTGGATGTTAGGGCAGATGTAA